A genomic window from Hymenobacter psoromatis includes:
- a CDS encoding RloA — protein sequence MLSFVPATRQTDYPENIREEGRYSALNALAVYGPNSSGKSNVLLAISLLDRLVHLSAQMASTTKLPYDPFELREGWENKPSRFEITFVQQGNRYRYGVAFGATEVIEEWLFRKKDSREVNLFAREGDTIEVGPSYVGSRRLMNAAIEATRPNALFLSMCDTLNVEEAKSIMQWFGRLNMLDGLNTQAQEIQTVSLWEDEEMRDKIKGYMAALSLNILDINVTTKEFDESELPASMPESMRSQIVGSLRGKHTYSVQTTHRIYDRNGKPTDRTRTWKLDEKESSGTQNALRLSGPVLWALAKGGVLIIDEIEANMHPLMTLNTIDTFLNSDSNPNGAQLVFATHDTNLLTHAKLRRDQITFAEKNEWEGTELYALSDFQYLTKNGINSKERPDADKEKRYFEGRYGAIPAFQPFLNFIRNAKWPKQEA from the coding sequence ATACTAAGCTTTGTGCCAGCTACTCGTCAAACCGACTATCCCGAAAACATTCGGGAAGAAGGTCGGTACAGCGCCTTGAATGCGTTAGCAGTGTACGGACCTAATAGCAGTGGCAAAAGCAATGTTCTGCTTGCTATAAGCTTGCTGGACAGGCTAGTGCATCTTTCGGCTCAAATGGCATCGACTACGAAGCTCCCCTACGACCCATTTGAGTTACGGGAAGGTTGGGAAAACAAGCCTAGTAGGTTTGAAATCACTTTCGTGCAACAGGGTAACCGGTACCGCTATGGTGTAGCATTTGGGGCTACCGAAGTGATAGAGGAGTGGTTATTTCGTAAAAAGGACAGTAGAGAAGTAAATCTATTTGCCCGCGAAGGAGATACGATTGAGGTTGGGCCAAGCTACGTAGGTTCCCGACGCCTCATGAACGCGGCTATCGAAGCAACCAGGCCAAATGCCTTGTTTCTCTCCATGTGTGATACCCTGAACGTGGAAGAGGCAAAAAGCATCATGCAGTGGTTTGGCCGGTTGAATATGCTGGATGGCCTCAATACTCAAGCGCAGGAAATACAGACAGTATCGCTGTGGGAAGATGAAGAGATGCGCGATAAAATCAAGGGTTATATGGCCGCACTAAGTCTCAATATTTTGGATATTAATGTAACAACCAAAGAGTTTGATGAATCGGAGTTACCAGCTAGTATGCCTGAATCCATGCGTAGTCAAATAGTAGGTTCACTACGCGGCAAGCATACCTATTCTGTGCAGACTACCCACCGCATATACGACCGGAACGGTAAGCCAACCGATAGAACGCGCACCTGGAAATTAGATGAAAAAGAGTCGTCTGGCACGCAGAATGCCTTGCGTTTGAGCGGGCCAGTGCTGTGGGCATTGGCGAAGGGCGGTGTGCTAATCATAGACGAAATTGAGGCCAATATGCACCCGCTAATGACGCTTAATACCATTGATACATTTCTGAATAGCGACAGCAACCCCAACGGCGCGCAACTGGTGTTTGCCACCCACGATACCAATCTATTGACTCACGCTAAACTACGCCGTGACCAAATCACCTTTGCCGAGAAAAACGAGTGGGAAGGTACTGAGCTTTATGCACTTTCCGATTTCCAATACCTGACCAAGAATGGCATCAACAGCAAGGAGCGGCCTGATGCTGATAAG